From Cheilinus undulatus linkage group 18, ASM1832078v1, whole genome shotgun sequence, the proteins below share one genomic window:
- the tp53i3 gene encoding quinone oxidoreductase PIG3, translating to MHHILRTGRLSLGNTYQTAWHKCCSSFSKMMRAVCVDVPGGPENLQIRNVPRPQPKDGEVLIKVHATALNRADLLQRRGLYPPPPGESDIIGLEVAGTVDSVGPGVKRGWRPDERVMALLCGGGYAEYVSVPEELVMSVPTNLTLCQAAAIPEAWLTAFQLLVFVAQVKEGEVVLVHAGASGVGTAAVQLVRLFGAVPIVTAGSPEKLKMAENLGAAAGYNYKEEKFAQRVQGFTGGKGANVILDCIGGANWEQNVSSLATDGRWVLYGTMGGRGVEGDLLGKLLSKRGHLLCSLLRSRSLQYKGELVEAFSSRVLPHFSNQPASLKPVIDSTFNLEDIAEAHRHMEANKNIGKIIINVIPQNKETQ from the exons ATGCATCACATCCTTCGTACTGGAAGACTTTCATTAGGAAATACCTACCAGACA GCCTGGCATAAGTGTTGCTCTAGCTTTTCCAAGATGATGCGTGCAGTTTGTGTTGACGTACCAGGAGGACCAGAGAATTTACAGATCAGAAATGTTCCCAGACCTCAGCCTAAAGACGGAGAAGTCCTGATTAAAGTTCACGCAACGGCTCTAAACAGGGCAGACTTACTGCAG CGGCGAGGGCTGTACCCTCCTCCTCCAGGTGAGAGTGACATCATCGGCCTGGAGGTGGCAGGAACTGTGGATAGTGTGGGTCCAGGGGTTAAAAGAGGCTGGAGGCCAGATGAAAGGGTGATGGCCTTGCTCTGTGGAGGAGGATACGCTGAATATGTTTCAGTGCCAGAGGAGCTAGTCATGTCCGTTCCCACTAATCTCACACTCTGCCAGGCTGCTGCGATCCCAGAGGCCTGGCTCACTGCTTTTCAGCTGCTGGTTTTCGTAG CCCAGGTGAAGGAAGGCGAAGTGGTGCTGGTTCATGCTGGAGCAAGTGGAGTGGGAACAGCTGCTGTTCAGCTGGTTCGTCTGTTTGGTGCTGTGCCCATTGTCACTGCAGGGAGCCCAGAGAAACTGAAGATGGCGGAGAATCTAGGAGCAGCAGCTGGATATAACTACAAAGAGGAGAAGTTTGCTCAGAGAGTACAGGGTTTTACTGGAG GCAAGGGAGCAAATGTCATCCTGGACTGCATTGGCGGTGCAAACTGGGAGCAAAATGTGAGCTCTCTAGCTACAGATGGCCGGTGGGTGCTGTATGGAACCATGGGAGGCCGAGGAGTAGAGGGAGATCTGCTGGGAAAACTCCTCTCCAAGCGAGGCCACTTACTCTGCAGCCTCCTCCGCTCCCGTAGCCTTCAG TACAAAGGAGAGCTGGTAGAAGCCTTCTCAAGCAGAGTGTTGCCGCATTTCTCTAACCAGCCAGCCTCTCTGAAGCCTGTGATTGACAGCACATTCAACCTGGAGGACATCGCAGAGGCTCACAGACACATGGAGGCCAACAAGAACATAGGAAAGATTATTATAAATGTGATTCCACAGAATAAGGAAACTCAATGA
- the cenpo gene encoding centromere protein O — MAGAASKGVLSHLSLLEVQARSRKHQHQHQQPSRVKEMKAKVEALRSQRNQLRAEIETHKNLQKLRASMDKQCANEEGEEEEMDEDSENSQLLWLMARHTQLKDLLHAHHVIGGYNVIKTSQGKGVCVSLATAYEGVYLETYNVEIDLKPRLRISRHNVPPFIPFNSLAEQCKSQMDIRTFLDSLSNHLNAFAGRKQQLNLIKELHKSVEVLESNVLCSILVMLLTLPGEKMNVLCTLDYSNHTRCLPTRVHFECRDTALLDSPEWKKNCSLLKETPVHKALTTMKKMGNIL, encoded by the exons ATGGCTGGAGCGGCAAGTAAAG GTGTATTGAGTCACCTGAGTTTACTGGAAGTTCAAGCAAGAAGTCGAAAACATcaacatcagcatcagcagcCGAGCCGTGTGAAGGAGATGAAGGCTAAAGTGGAAGCACTCAGGAGCCAGAGAAACCAGCTGAGAGCTGAGATAGAGACACATAAG AATCTCCAGAAACTAAGGGCCTCAATGGACAAACAATGTGCAAATGAAGAAGGGGAGGAGGAAGAAATGGATGAAGACTCTGAAAACTCACAGCTACTGTGGCTGATGGCCAGACATACACAGCTGAAAGATCTTCTGCATGCTCATCACGTCATTG GTGGTTATAATGTGATAAAGACAAGTCAAGGTAAAGGAGTTTGTGTGTCACTGGCGACGGCCTACGAGGGCGTCTACTTAGAAACCTACAACGTGGAGATCGACCTGAAGCCGAGGCTGAGGATCAGTCGTCATAATGTCCCTCCGTTCATTCCTTTCAATAGCCTGGCTGAGCAGTGCAAGTCACAAATGGACATCAGGACTTTTCTGGATTCTCTCAGCAATCATCTCAATGCCTTTGCTGGTCGTAAGCAGCAGCTGAATCTCATCAAG GAACTGCACAAGTCAGTGGAGGTGCTGGAGAGTAACGTCTTGTGTTCAATACTGGTGATGCTGCTGACTTTGCCAGGAGAAAAGATGAATGTTCTCTGCACACTGGACTACAGCAATCACACCAGATGTCTCCCCACACGGGTCCACTTTGAATGTAGAG ACACAGCACTTCTTGATTCACCAGAGTGGAAGAAAAACTGCAGCCTACTCAAGGAGACTCCTGTTCACAAAGCTTTGACCACCATGAAGAAGATGGGGAATATCTTGtaa
- the LOC121526437 gene encoding zinc finger protein 664-like codes for MANISSVECLRGFVAERLTAAAEEIFQVFQRNIVAYEEELNRQRRLLEFALKPQVQLQRIELQQEHVCKEEIFSDQQLCNHKGNSSLDPEPPQIKEEQEELCIHQEGAPIELKQETEIFESTLTSDESDHHDLTCSSCATEEQDPESSNHADYVTAAQLKPKKTFQNSINHSPVSPDNLCNPDTGENSFKCDKCNQVFKIKSELENHLCANTGRMTHTCSTCGQIFNYLSLLKVHMRIHTGEKPYSCKTCGESFRLNSHLKSHMRIHTDEKPFSCKTCGRKFKHGSHLYRHIRSHIGEKPFSCKTCGELFTYGNALKEHMRTHTGEKTYSCSTCGKIFAKSSSLNRHILIHTGEKPFSCKTCSRSFRLKGMLTVHMRTHTGERLHSCDYCGQTFSLKSNLSNHIKIHTGEKPFACKICGKSFILNCYLTVHMRTHTGEKPSATPVENDSVPSQS; via the exons ATGGCGAATATATCTTCTGTTGAGTGTTTGAGGGGATTTGTCGCTGAGCGACTAACTGCTGCAGCTGaagaaatatttcaagtttttcaaagaaatattgttGCCTATGAAGAAGAGCTAAATCGTCAGCGCAGACTCCTGGAATTCGCTTTGAAACCTCAAGTCCAATTGCAAAGAATAG AGCTCCAACAGGAACACGTCTGCAAGGAGGAGATCTTCTCTGACCAGCAGCTCTGTAACCACAAGGGGAACTCCAGTCTGGACccagagcctccacagattaaagaagaacaggaagagCTCTGCATCCATCAGGAGGGAGCACCGATTGAACTGAAGCAGGAGACTGAGATCTTTGAATCAACTCTTACTAGTGATGAGAGTGACCACCATGACCTCACCTGCAGTTCTTGTGCTACTGAGGAACAAGATCCTGAAAGCAGCAATCATGCAGACTATGTAACAGCTGCACAATTAAAACCCAAAAAGACATTTCAAAACAGCATCAACCACTCTCCTGTATCACCAGATAATCTGTGTAATCCTGACACAGGTGAAAATTCTTTCAAATGTGACAAATGCAATCAAGTCTTTAAGATTAAATCAGAATTAGAGAATCATCTATGTGCCAACACAGGTAGGATGACACATACTTGCAGCACTTGTGGCCAAATATTCAATTACCTTTCATTACTGAAGGTGcatatgagaattcacacaggggAGAAGCCGTATTCTTGCAAAACATGTGGAGAAAGTTTCAGATTAAACAGTCACTTGAAAAGccacatgagaattcacacagatGAGAAGCCGTTCTCCTGCAAAACCTGTGGAAGAAAATTCAAGCATGGGTCACATTTGTATAGACACATTCGCTCTCACATAGGGGAAAAGCCATTTTCTTGTAAAACATGTGGAGAACTCTTCACCTATGGCAATGCATTGAAAGAGCACATGAggacacacacaggtgagaagacttactcctgcagcacctgtggaaaaatatttgcaaagaGTTCATCCTTGAATAGACACATTCTGATTCATACAGGTGAAAAGCCGTTTTCTTGTAAAACATGTAGCAGATCTTTTAGATTAAAAGGTATGTTGACAGTCCACATGAGAACACATACAGGTGAGAGGCTGCACTCCTGTGATTATTGTGGACAAACATTCAGTCTCAAGTCAAACTTGAGCAATCACATTAAAATTCATACAGGGGAAAAGCCGTTTGCTTGCAAGATATGTGGGAAATCTTTCATATTGAATTGTTACTTGACAGTCCACATGAGAACTCACACTGGAGAGAAGCCATCTGCAACACCTGTGGAAAATGATTCTGTACCAAGTCAAAGttga